In Phragmites australis chromosome 16, lpPhrAust1.1, whole genome shotgun sequence, one DNA window encodes the following:
- the LOC133896055 gene encoding protein FAR1-RELATED SEQUENCE 5-like — translation MLEVLRRGDSKWVVTKLAKEHNHEVGLPSRVHYIAIETDAAVDPYIGMEFESLESAKTFYYSYASRVGFEARVRQSRKSQDDSLKMLKLVCSRHRYHSGRENNGEDTKRVHALDPSKDGCDALFEIIRKDKDVWMVSKLILDHTHELNPAPTCRVRCVRSQGEVLVIAKNFADTRNLLLNGQDSQHPREMRYNDLGPEDAESLFEYLKKAQVEDPAFFYAVQRDKNGHTANIFWADAKARMAYYHFGDAVRFDTTYRKNKENIPIVIFSGVNHHVQPVVFGCALHVDESEASFAWLFEKWLEAMRVGPPVSLLTELNQGMAAAVAKLLPDTHHIFCENHILGTMDELHGMFPELEPFITDLRKCIDGCRIEESFESGWNSVIIKHGFRNNELLQSLYDIRQQWVPAYTKMAFHPRNLLPQTCENIEKVVEKYFSSKTQLQVTVWQFGQAISSLFETEAQADYLTMFQMPALSTASPVEKQGSSIFTSTIFGIFQEQFVESFGYHAERLEDETVHKYHVTVYEGDEETHTVSFNPDQSTVSCSCCLFESFGILCRHALRIFIIERVCALPKAYILKRWTKHAKNIITLDNYIDLRGYRDDPSTARFNDLCCDVAKCAKECSKSSELYKIAKEALHKALNEVVLSSKNFREQQNLQSCTTSIKKPIKKFGKAKNSSGKSLKISASKNPLMESGDIR, via the coding sequence ATGCTTGAGGTGCTCCGCAGAGGCGATAGCAAGTGGGTTGTTACCAAGCTTGCCAAGGAGCACAACCACGAGGTCGGGCTGCCCAGCAGAGTGCATTATATCGCCATCGAGACTGATGCCGCTGTTGACCCTTACATTGGAATGGAGTTTGAATCCCTCGAGTCTGCGAAGACATTCTACTACTCATATGCCAGCCGCGTGGGATTTGAAGCTCGTGTGCGTCAGTCCCGCAAGTCGCAAGATGACTCACTCAAGATGCTGAAGCTTGTGTGCTCGAGGCACCGATACCATTCAGGACGGGAGAACAATGGAGAGGATACCAAGAGAGTGCATGCGTTGGATCCCTCGAAGGATGGTTGTGATGCATTGTTTGAGATAATTCGGAAGGACAAAGATGTCTGGATGGTCTCCAAACTCATCCTAGATCATACTCATGAGCTGAACCCAGCACCAACATGTAGAGTTCGCTGTGTTCGCTCCCAAGGTGAGGTACTTGTCATTGCAAAGAATTTTGCCGACACACGTAATCTCCTACTGAATGGCCAAGATTCTCAGCATCCTAGAGAGATGCGGTATAATGATTTAGGGCCAGAGGATGCCGAAAGCCTATTTGAATATCTTAAGAAGGCACAAGTCGAGGACCCTGCATTTTTCTATGCTGTGCAGCGAGACAAGAATGGGCACACGGCCAATATCTTCTGGGCTGATGCTAAAGCCAGAATGGCTTACTACCATTTTGGTGATGCTGTTAGGTTTGATACAACATACCGGAAAAACAAGGAGAATATCCCCATCGTCATATTCTCAGGTGTCAATCATCATGTGCAGCCTGTTGTCTTTGGCTGTGCACTACATGTTGACGAGTCTGAAGCATCATTTGCATGGTTATTTGAAAAATGGCTTGAAGCAATGCGTGTGGGCCCCCCAGTTTCTTTGCTAACAGAGTTGAACCAAGGAATGGCAGCTGCTGTTGCCAAGCTACTACCCGATACTCACCATATTTTCTGTGAAAACCATATCTTAGGCACTATGGATGAGCTACATGGTATGTTTCCAGAACTGGAGCCTTTCATAACTGATCTAAGGAAGTGTATTGATGGGTGCAGAATAGAAGAATCATTTGAATCAGGTTGGAACTCGGTCATCATAAAGCATGGGTTCAGAAATAATGAGCTTTTACAGTCTCTCTACGATATTCGCCAACAATGGGTCCCTGCATATACGAAGATGGCATTTCATCCCAGAAACCTGCTGCCACAAACCTGTGAAAATATTGAGAAGGTTGTTGAGAAGTACTTCTCGTCCAAGACCCAATTGCAGGTGACTGTCTGGCAATTTGGACAAGCTATTTCCAGTTTGTTTGAAACCGAAGCTCAGGCGGATTATTTGACGATGTTTCAAATGCCAGCATTGAGTACTGCGTCACCAGTGGAAAAACAAGGGAGTTCAATATTCACTAGCACAATATTTGGCATATTTCAGGAGCAATTTGTTGAGTCCTTTGGGTACCACGCAGAGAGACTCGAGGATGAGACAGTACACAAGTATCATGTCACAGTGTATGAAGGTGATGAGGAGACACATACTGTCTCTTTCAACCCAGATCAAAGTACGGTGAGTTGTAGTTGCTGCCTGTTCGAGAGCTTTGGTATCTTGTGCAGGCATGCTCTCCGGATTTTCATTATCGAAAGAGTATGTGCCCTTCCAAAGGCTTATATCTTGAAACGCTGGACAAAGCATGCAAAAAATATTATCACCTTGGATAACTACATTGATCTGAGAGGATACCGTGACGATCCTTCAACTGCAAGGTTCAATGATCTCTGCTGTGATGTGGCTAAATGTGCAAAAGAATGTTCAAAATCCTCTGAACTCTATAAAATTGCTAAAGAGGCACTGCACAAGGCTCTTAATGAGGTAGTACTGTCTTCAAAGAACTTTAGAGAGCAGCAAAATCTGCAAAGCTGCACAACATCAATAAAAAAGCCAATAAAGAAGTTCGGTAAGGCCAAAAATTCCTCTGGTAAAAGCTTAAAGATATCAGCATCTAAAAATCCCCTCATGGAGAGTGGTGACATTAGATGA